From Pseudobdellovibrio exovorus JSS, a single genomic window includes:
- the tilS gene encoding tRNA lysidine(34) synthetase TilS, with protein sequence MTSSSWNSFEHKLWGHFKEFGVESSGSYVLAVSGGLDSMALLSVFSRLLPQAKVKVAYYHHGPSEVESQNQYRQQALEHVRQKVDELSLSGYEFVTEGSQQALVSEQEMRDARWAFLNRLAQEGDGAVIVTGHHWGDHFETVLLKMIRGTSLEGVSAFKMWQKGIFRPLLNCTKDELMSYVRDRGFLWVEDPSNQDEDYLRNWLRENWLKSLEAKVTGGPDNLARSLFKIISSAESRGGLELVFAKESKESAEGLSREWYLGLTKAEQLTAIALFLKKHQIYQFTSGQLEEIRKRLDKNQKDFTFELLRRKWVINASQIMLQ encoded by the coding sequence ATGACCTCTTCATCGTGGAACTCATTCGAGCATAAACTCTGGGGACATTTCAAAGAGTTTGGTGTTGAAAGTTCGGGATCATATGTTTTAGCAGTTTCGGGCGGGCTAGATTCGATGGCCCTGCTGTCTGTCTTTTCAAGATTATTGCCTCAAGCTAAAGTAAAAGTGGCCTATTACCATCATGGCCCATCTGAAGTGGAATCGCAAAATCAATATCGTCAGCAAGCTTTAGAACATGTACGTCAGAAAGTAGACGAGCTGAGTTTATCTGGTTATGAGTTTGTCACAGAAGGCAGCCAACAAGCATTGGTGTCGGAGCAAGAAATGCGAGACGCTCGCTGGGCTTTTTTAAATCGGCTAGCACAAGAAGGGGACGGCGCGGTTATTGTGACGGGCCACCATTGGGGCGACCACTTTGAGACAGTGCTCTTGAAAATGATTCGCGGCACTTCGTTAGAGGGGGTTAGCGCTTTCAAGATGTGGCAAAAGGGGATTTTTCGCCCTCTATTGAACTGCACTAAAGACGAGCTGATGAGTTATGTTCGCGATAGAGGTTTTCTATGGGTGGAAGATCCTTCCAATCAAGATGAGGATTACTTACGTAACTGGCTACGTGAAAACTGGCTCAAGTCCTTAGAGGCAAAAGTCACGGGCGGTCCTGATAATTTAGCTAGGTCTTTGTTTAAAATTATTTCCTCTGCGGAATCCCGTGGTGGTTTAGAGTTGGTTTTTGCAAAAGAATCAAAAGAATCAGCAGAGGGATTGAGTCGAGAGTGGTATTTAGGCCTCACTAAGGCTGAGCAGCTAACAGCAATTGCTTTGTTCCTAAAAAAGCATCAGATTTACCAGTTCACATCGGGACAATTAGAAGAAATAAGAAAAAGACTCGACAAAAATCAAAAAGACTTCACATTTGAATTACTGCGAAGAAAATGGGTTATTAACGCATCGCAAATTATGCTACAATAA
- a CDS encoding aldehyde dehydrogenase family protein has translation MSFETRSFWDGSVKDSYKYCSQDEILLSIESLHKGFQVWRQLSYEKRQQALVKLSERIEARQDELAQLITSEMGKPIQEARAEVLKSLDAVKKAIALDVSFLNERLEKSQYSQSRVQYMPLGIVYAIMPWNLPLWQVIRMVVPALIAGNVILLKHSEITPLTANLIEELFKDLIPNGPVLLNRFIRHDDTEFVLSQDFVGGVSLTGSVGAGKKVYEIAGRYLKKAVFELGGSDPYLVLDDADLPKAASLVAKGRLNNCGQTCISVKRVLVHENVLQEFLQLLKLQYDQIIFGDPSSEQTTLGPLAHVRFKESLKKQLQELELKTEAKLVYSRSHGQPQHSAFVDAGIYLLAKNSDWLRDQEIFAPILLVIPFKEDAEAVSIANATDFALGAGVFTSDLERAEALARQIHAGQVVINGLIGSDFFLPFGGFKKSGVGRELGREAFFEFTQTKVLARA, from the coding sequence ATGTCATTTGAAACAAGGTCTTTTTGGGATGGTAGTGTCAAAGACTCGTATAAATACTGTTCGCAAGACGAAATACTCTTATCTATAGAGTCTTTGCATAAGGGATTCCAAGTTTGGCGTCAGTTATCTTATGAAAAAAGGCAACAGGCGCTAGTTAAGCTTTCTGAGCGAATCGAAGCACGTCAGGACGAATTAGCTCAACTGATAACGTCAGAGATGGGTAAGCCGATCCAAGAGGCCCGTGCAGAGGTTTTGAAAAGCTTAGATGCTGTTAAAAAAGCTATTGCCTTAGATGTCAGTTTTTTGAATGAACGTTTAGAGAAATCCCAGTATTCGCAATCCAGAGTCCAGTATATGCCGCTAGGAATTGTCTATGCGATCATGCCTTGGAATTTACCTCTGTGGCAGGTGATTCGAATGGTCGTTCCAGCTTTGATTGCGGGAAATGTGATCCTGCTAAAACACTCTGAAATCACGCCATTAACGGCAAATCTTATTGAAGAGCTTTTTAAAGATTTGATTCCAAATGGTCCTGTTCTGCTGAATCGTTTTATTCGTCACGACGACACTGAATTTGTGCTCTCGCAGGATTTTGTGGGCGGGGTTTCTTTAACGGGTTCTGTAGGTGCGGGCAAAAAAGTTTATGAAATAGCTGGTCGCTATCTTAAAAAAGCAGTCTTTGAACTGGGTGGCAGCGATCCCTATCTTGTTTTAGATGATGCTGATTTACCGAAAGCTGCAAGTTTAGTGGCTAAGGGAAGACTCAATAACTGTGGACAGACATGCATTTCTGTAAAAAGAGTTTTAGTGCATGAAAATGTTTTGCAAGAGTTTTTACAGCTTTTAAAGCTACAATACGATCAGATCATTTTCGGAGACCCTTCTAGTGAACAGACGACGCTGGGGCCTTTGGCTCATGTTCGATTTAAAGAGAGTCTAAAAAAACAGTTACAAGAACTTGAGCTGAAGACTGAGGCAAAGCTGGTTTACAGTCGTAGTCATGGCCAGCCTCAACACTCGGCTTTTGTTGATGCTGGTATTTATCTATTGGCGAAAAATTCAGATTGGCTGCGAGATCAAGAGATTTTTGCGCCGATTCTTTTAGTGATTCCATTTAAAGAAGATGCAGAGGCTGTATCTATTGCCAATGCTACTGATTTTGCTTTGGGTGCAGGAGTATTTACCTCGGATCTAGAGCGTGCTGAAGCATTGGCGCGCCAGATTCATGCGGGGCAAGTCGTGATCAATGGCCTTATTGGCAGTGATTTCTTTTTACCATTCGGAGGATTTAAAAAATCTGGTGTGGGTAGAGAATTAGGTCGCGAAGCTTTTTTTGAATTTACTCAAACGAAAGTTTTAGCGCGCGCATGA
- a CDS encoding type II toxin-antitoxin system RatA family toxin codes for MASANTKEVFNCTAEEFFKIVTDYEKYSDFLPEVKSVKVYKNSGGTKEMEYHVSLIKTFKYKLKANEKPFESVKFEFIGGDVFKTMKGEWTIKDQGDKCAVDYNVEATFGMFVPESMAKPLVSANLPMMMTNFRKRIKELYGK; via the coding sequence ATGGCATCAGCAAATACCAAGGAAGTTTTTAATTGTACGGCAGAAGAGTTCTTTAAAATTGTGACAGACTATGAAAAGTACTCTGATTTTTTGCCTGAAGTTAAATCTGTGAAAGTCTACAAAAATTCAGGTGGCACAAAAGAGATGGAATATCATGTGTCTTTGATTAAGACTTTCAAATACAAGTTGAAAGCAAATGAAAAGCCTTTTGAAAGCGTTAAGTTTGAATTCATCGGTGGCGATGTGTTCAAAACAATGAAGGGCGAGTGGACGATTAAAGATCAAGGGGACAAGTGCGCTGTGGATTACAACGTAGAAGCCACTTTTGGTATGTTTGTGCCCGAATCGATGGCTAAGCCTTTAGTTAGTGCGAATTTACCAATGATGATGACGAACTTTAGAAAAAGAATCAAAGAGCTTTATGGCAAATAA
- the glpX gene encoding class II fructose-bisphosphatase, producing MDRNLALEFVRITEAAALASAKWMGRGDEKAADQAAVDAMRKAFDSVRINGTVVIGEGERDEAPMLFIGEKVGFKRDDSPEIDIALDPLEGTTICAKGGVGAISVIACAEKGGFLHAPDTYMEKIATGPAAKGLIDLDLSATENVHRVAEANRKPVGDVTVVVLDRPRHTDLIAEVRKTGARIQLIGDGDVSAAVAAAWNDSGIDLLMGIGGAPEGVISAAAMRCLGGDFQGRLKFRNQEERERATRMGVKDLDKKFTLEDLASGHVVFCATGITDGPLLKGVKILAGGRAQTQSVVMRSQTGTIRNIEAFHNFSVKKALS from the coding sequence ATGGACAGAAACCTGGCTCTAGAGTTTGTACGTATAACAGAAGCAGCAGCGTTAGCATCAGCAAAATGGATGGGGCGCGGAGATGAAAAAGCAGCAGATCAAGCGGCTGTTGATGCCATGAGAAAAGCTTTTGATTCCGTTCGTATCAACGGAACAGTCGTTATTGGTGAAGGTGAGCGTGATGAGGCGCCGATGCTATTTATTGGCGAAAAAGTGGGCTTCAAGCGTGATGACTCGCCAGAGATTGATATTGCTTTAGACCCGCTAGAGGGAACTACGATTTGTGCCAAAGGCGGAGTTGGAGCGATTTCAGTTATTGCCTGTGCAGAAAAGGGTGGTTTCTTACATGCACCCGACACCTATATGGAAAAGATCGCAACTGGCCCTGCGGCGAAAGGTCTTATTGATCTTGATCTGAGTGCTACAGAAAATGTGCATCGCGTGGCAGAAGCTAATCGTAAACCTGTAGGGGATGTGACCGTTGTTGTTCTGGATCGTCCTCGTCACACAGATCTGATTGCTGAAGTTAGAAAAACTGGTGCGCGTATTCAATTGATTGGCGACGGAGATGTATCAGCAGCAGTGGCTGCGGCATGGAATGATTCTGGGATTGACCTTCTTATGGGAATTGGCGGCGCGCCAGAAGGTGTTATCTCGGCGGCCGCTATGCGCTGTTTAGGCGGAGACTTTCAAGGTCGTCTTAAGTTCCGCAACCAAGAAGAGCGTGAACGCGCGACTCGTATGGGTGTTAAGGATTTAGATAAAAAATTTACGCTAGAGGATTTAGCATCAGGACATGTTGTGTTTTGTGCAACAGGTATTACCGATGGACCACTTTTAAAAGGCGTTAAGATTTTAGCGGGAGGTCGCGCTCAAACCCAATCGGTGGTGATGCGTTCGCAGACGGGAACAATCCGTAATATCGAAGCCTTTCATAATTTTTCTGTAAAGAAGGCTTTGAGCTAA
- a CDS encoding acyl-CoA thioesterase, which yields MSTFSRDVHVYETDMMGIVHHSNYLRFCEEARVDWCRRNGLIGGKIEDVFGLTVLETAVRHIKPIRFGDRVVIQTQVKLEKIRLIFQYRLLVNEVSMCVAQTTHCCLDLNFKVKKPSPELVKQVEKEKWTETWL from the coding sequence GTGTCTACATTCAGCCGTGATGTTCATGTGTACGAAACCGATATGATGGGTATTGTCCATCATTCTAACTACTTACGCTTCTGTGAAGAGGCACGTGTGGATTGGTGTCGCAGAAATGGGCTGATTGGTGGAAAAATTGAGGATGTCTTTGGATTAACTGTGCTTGAAACAGCGGTTAGACACATCAAACCCATCCGTTTTGGGGACAGAGTTGTCATTCAGACGCAAGTGAAGCTTGAAAAAATCAGACTCATTTTTCAGTATAGACTCTTAGTGAATGAAGTATCGATGTGTGTGGCGCAGACGACTCATTGTTGTTTAGATCTTAATTTTAAAGTTAAAAAACCAAGTCCGGAACTGGTAAAGCAAGTGGAGAAAGAAAAATGGACAGAAACCTGGCTCTAG
- the pgsA gene encoding CDP-diacylglycerol--glycerol-3-phosphate 3-phosphatidyltransferase: MSKLPLYLTLSRIFLIVPTAFFLYIDQSWGAWIAAILFTAASITDYYDGYYARKLNAVSNLGKFLDPVADKILVSGILILLLQRGQIDPWLIILIITRDTIVAGVRAAASADGIVIAAQTAGKWKAAIQMISIPMLILNDLHPYFPNQKIGYGLLWLSVLLSLKSGYDYCLAYFASTNKK, from the coding sequence ATGAGCAAATTGCCTTTATATTTAACTCTTTCTCGGATTTTTTTAATTGTTCCAACAGCGTTCTTTCTTTACATAGATCAAAGCTGGGGAGCATGGATTGCTGCCATACTTTTTACAGCAGCCTCTATTACAGATTATTATGATGGCTACTACGCTCGAAAACTCAATGCCGTCTCGAATTTAGGAAAATTCCTAGATCCTGTTGCCGACAAAATTCTTGTTTCTGGAATTTTGATCTTACTATTACAACGCGGGCAAATTGACCCTTGGCTGATCATTTTAATCATCACGCGTGACACTATCGTTGCTGGCGTCCGCGCCGCTGCTTCGGCAGATGGTATTGTTATCGCCGCTCAAACAGCGGGCAAATGGAAGGCTGCGATCCAAATGATCTCAATTCCTATGCTTATATTGAATGATTTACACCCCTACTTCCCCAATCAGAAGATAGGTTATGGACTTCTTTGGCTCAGTGTATTATTGAGTCTTAAAAGCGGCTATGACTATTGCCTCGCTTACTTCGCGAGCACAAATAAAAAGTAA
- a CDS encoding HDIG domain-containing metalloprotein, producing the protein MDITQILIWLAIGLCVGAVLIYASFFMVRQQILNEAKEEATELLKEAREQFEAEEIERKERIQEIELEAWSEVEEQHLSLEQKCEDLELKVTGKKTLNEEKYKTLRSSLMIKENELRDISMKLKDKQAHFDKIIEQKRELEKSFQESLLNKTQLDFKDVLADIQNKLIQEAQQDYQKYSELAEEEVKEFAEQKAKRIISICIDRFHKEMSTERGIAASYFPSEHARKIFSDHLKENIEVIQKASGCDIHIDENPDQDRWQNIQIIGYDPVRRELTRRIFDRIFRDIEKHKKKILPNELQRVCENLKSELLNQIKRDGDLICKELGLQHVNPEVRQVMGSLRFRYSYTQNQYFHCAEVGWFAGLLAAELGNEIKKSRRAGMLHDLGKALDHELDGSHAVIGADFISTRGEKDDVIYAVRAHHHDVTPTHDMDFLVIAADAISGGRPGARRSTVETYTQKVSGLQEISKRFHGVTDVFVLNGGRECRVLVNSRQVDDLGALKISQQIAKTIEDEMQYPGQIKVVVVRETVTSESTSGRNKQDR; encoded by the coding sequence ATGGACATAACTCAAATTCTCATATGGTTAGCTATCGGCCTTTGCGTTGGCGCCGTCCTTATCTACGCCTCGTTTTTTATGGTTCGCCAACAGATCCTCAACGAAGCCAAAGAAGAGGCTACCGAACTACTTAAAGAAGCACGCGAACAATTCGAAGCGGAAGAAATCGAACGCAAAGAACGTATTCAAGAGATTGAATTGGAAGCTTGGTCAGAAGTTGAAGAACAACATCTTTCTTTAGAACAAAAGTGTGAAGACCTTGAACTTAAAGTTACAGGTAAGAAAACTTTAAACGAAGAAAAATATAAAACGCTAAGATCTTCTCTTATGATAAAAGAAAATGAGCTTCGCGATATATCCATGAAGCTTAAAGATAAACAGGCTCACTTCGATAAAATCATCGAACAAAAACGTGAACTTGAAAAATCATTTCAAGAAAGCCTGTTGAACAAAACGCAACTGGACTTCAAAGACGTCCTTGCTGACATCCAGAATAAGCTGATTCAAGAAGCACAACAGGATTATCAAAAGTATTCTGAACTTGCCGAGGAAGAAGTTAAAGAGTTTGCTGAGCAAAAAGCTAAGAGGATTATCTCGATCTGTATCGATAGATTCCATAAAGAGATGAGCACAGAACGCGGTATTGCCGCAAGTTACTTCCCTTCAGAACATGCCCGCAAGATATTCAGTGATCATCTGAAGGAAAATATTGAGGTTATTCAAAAAGCCAGTGGATGCGATATTCATATCGACGAAAATCCCGATCAAGATCGTTGGCAGAATATCCAAATCATTGGCTATGACCCTGTTCGCCGCGAGCTAACTCGACGTATCTTCGATCGTATTTTCCGCGATATCGAAAAACATAAAAAGAAAATCCTTCCTAATGAACTTCAAAGAGTCTGTGAAAATTTAAAAAGTGAGCTTTTAAATCAAATCAAACGCGATGGTGACTTGATTTGTAAAGAACTCGGACTTCAGCACGTCAACCCAGAGGTCCGTCAGGTTATGGGCTCCTTGAGATTCCGTTACTCTTATACTCAAAATCAATACTTTCACTGCGCAGAGGTGGGATGGTTTGCTGGCCTACTGGCTGCAGAGCTTGGGAACGAAATCAAAAAGTCTCGCCGTGCGGGTATGCTACATGATCTAGGAAAAGCCCTCGATCACGAATTAGATGGAAGCCATGCTGTTATCGGCGCTGACTTTATCTCGACTCGCGGAGAAAAAGACGATGTCATTTATGCGGTCCGCGCCCATCACCATGATGTCACACCAACACATGATATGGACTTCTTAGTTATTGCTGCCGATGCCATTTCTGGCGGACGCCCTGGAGCACGTCGAAGCACTGTTGAAACCTACACGCAGAAGGTTTCAGGACTACAAGAGATCTCAAAACGCTTTCATGGTGTTACAGATGTTTTTGTCCTTAATGGTGGACGTGAATGCCGCGTACTTGTTAACTCAAGACAGGTCGATGATTTGGGAGCATTAAAAATCTCTCAGCAAATTGCGAAAACTATCGAAGATGAAATGCAGTACCCAGGCCAAATCAAAGTTGTTGTTGTACGTGAAACAGTGACCTCTGAAAGCACATCAGGTCGCAACAAACAGGACAGATAG
- a CDS encoding glycosyltransferase family 2 protein yields the protein MIRSLTCGIVIYDEIKEIQNLIPKIKLELKEFDVEWIFVLNHEQAEIRKWISDWIKANIPSALCHENPSNNLGFARQIILEKASHEYIYLTDPDIDILSGNLKKLIQLANVEITNEPDLKFLGYGGTVTHRSTNSLLQNTFDLMSKISKLIPFSFQIQNHTFLMAVDHLPSCHLLLNKRLAMRIGGFSSAFHKYGEDLDFTHRAYTHNYRFVFLPSAQVIHWQNFSTLRWVQKMFQHGRIQIPVQRMNWKGGLRYYRLIPLLTLLAVTVYSILNIYFLLFGLAFVTLLGLFNTGIIGFFVTYIAYSFGELFELIVPLFEYKNAEQLQAINKDLRLQLGEAKNHN from the coding sequence ATGATTCGCTCTTTGACTTGCGGCATAGTTATTTATGACGAGATTAAAGAGATTCAGAATCTTATTCCAAAAATCAAACTGGAACTAAAAGAGTTTGATGTTGAATGGATTTTCGTACTCAACCATGAACAAGCCGAGATCAGAAAATGGATCTCGGACTGGATCAAAGCCAACATTCCCAGCGCTTTATGCCATGAAAACCCTAGTAATAATTTGGGCTTTGCAAGGCAGATTATTTTAGAAAAAGCCTCTCATGAATATATCTACTTAACAGATCCAGATATCGATATCCTATCTGGTAACTTAAAAAAGCTAATTCAGTTAGCCAATGTTGAAATCACCAATGAGCCTGATTTAAAATTCTTAGGTTATGGAGGAACAGTAACCCATAGATCAACGAATTCCTTGCTACAAAACACATTTGATCTGATGTCTAAGATTTCAAAACTTATTCCCTTTTCTTTTCAAATCCAAAACCATACGTTTTTAATGGCCGTTGATCACTTACCCTCTTGTCACCTACTCTTAAATAAAAGGCTTGCTATGAGGATTGGTGGTTTTTCTTCCGCTTTTCATAAATATGGTGAAGATCTGGATTTCACCCATAGAGCCTATACTCACAACTACCGCTTCGTTTTCTTACCTTCGGCGCAAGTTATCCATTGGCAGAACTTCAGCACTCTTCGCTGGGTTCAAAAGATGTTTCAACATGGTCGTATTCAAATCCCAGTTCAAAGAATGAATTGGAAAGGTGGATTACGCTACTACAGATTGATACCTTTACTCACGCTACTGGCCGTGACTGTGTACAGTATCCTCAATATCTACTTTCTACTTTTTGGATTAGCTTTCGTGACTTTGCTTGGCCTTTTCAACACCGGCATCATTGGTTTTTTCGTTACTTATATCGCTTACTCATTCGGGGAACTTTTTGAGCTAATCGTGCCACTCTTTGAATACAAAAATGCAGAACAATTGCAGGCGATAAATAAAGACCTGAGACTCCAACTCGGCGAAGCCAAAAACCATAACTAA
- a CDS encoding glycosyltransferase family 2 protein, translated as MLKKSSLALIVPCYNEVDCIPFFEKELRLFLEELKRVQIVPNIDFSVLIVDNNSTDGSLELLKKLEASIEGLQVISCPVQGYGAALKYGYAHARADYLAFLDLDNTYPLKSLIDMWKKLHQEDLDIVYGARIHSNSDISIIRSLGNRLYVWLLRVLLGSKLSDVCSGMRIFKASKKGEVIALKDNGLAFSIEFTALSVKNKWKLSEVPIAYRDRVGDSKLSVVKDGFLFLFVVMKKWQS; from the coding sequence ATGCTCAAAAAATCTAGTCTCGCGCTTATTGTGCCATGTTATAATGAGGTCGATTGTATTCCTTTCTTTGAAAAGGAACTGCGCCTATTTTTAGAAGAACTCAAGCGCGTGCAAATTGTCCCAAATATAGATTTTTCGGTTCTGATTGTTGATAATAATTCAACTGATGGTTCTTTAGAATTGCTGAAAAAACTAGAAGCCTCAATAGAGGGGCTTCAGGTTATTTCCTGTCCCGTACAAGGTTACGGAGCGGCACTGAAATATGGATACGCCCATGCTAGAGCAGACTACTTGGCTTTTCTTGATCTGGATAACACCTATCCCTTAAAGAGCCTTATAGATATGTGGAAGAAGCTCCACCAAGAGGATTTGGATATTGTCTATGGTGCTCGAATTCATTCGAACTCTGATATTTCCATTATACGATCTTTGGGCAATAGACTTTATGTTTGGCTTTTAAGGGTTTTGTTGGGCTCAAAACTAAGTGATGTTTGTTCGGGAATGAGAATTTTCAAAGCTTCGAAAAAAGGTGAGGTCATTGCCTTAAAGGATAATGGCTTGGCATTTTCAATCGAGTTCACCGCTTTGAGTGTAAAAAATAAGTGGAAGTTATCAGAAGTTCCCATCGCTTATCGCGATCGTGTCGGGGATTCGAAGTTATCAGTTGTAAAGGATGGGTTTCTTTTTCTTTTTGTGGTGATGAAAAAGTGGCAATCGTAA
- a CDS encoding glycosyltransferase — MNLLSTDNSFYRYNISNSHDLSESCFNRRQSKAQYNNKKSFFFNIESKLEDPTLARDFLSSHLKEKDILCCTIETHDAFYKSVEKTKYVLLIRQASDLPFLLEHLKTIENVLLIPTNKSDLASFTEFHKTHNDKLNIFWRFLPFSENTPQSLTVKDICSTHIDYKTITGLEIYNPNIPHHYELVPQSNISYKIRWKTQSKNPENIRISVIIPTFNNSIFLSNVVWHLIRQNTSQDLYEIIIADDGSTDNSSEVLFNLYHKAFDGQVNITYIHWSKQHPQRGEQNFFRPGLCRNLAAHYSKGNYLFFLDSDMLVPNNFIETCLNEFTQTDVMQFQRFHINQEKSLQNPSYKDIQIEKDTYIEEKNYWSQLFFCRNWSDLPDYWKYTCTYALGIEKKKFYELGLFKKYYISYGFEDTDLGYEAFKRRLRFSLVKVPLLHLTSYDLMQYKNSASKRYTLLKVTAELFFLQHLQPELLTLFGSFYRSQRSLKFRLKELWR; from the coding sequence ATGAATTTGCTGTCTACTGACAACTCGTTTTATCGCTACAACATCAGTAATAGCCACGATCTGAGCGAGTCTTGCTTTAATCGAAGACAAAGCAAAGCTCAATATAACAACAAAAAGTCTTTCTTCTTTAACATAGAATCAAAGCTGGAAGATCCCACTTTAGCCCGCGATTTTTTATCTTCACATCTTAAAGAAAAAGATATTCTGTGCTGTACGATCGAAACGCATGATGCCTTTTATAAATCTGTTGAAAAAACGAAATATGTCCTCTTAATCCGCCAAGCCAGCGACTTACCGTTCCTATTAGAACATCTAAAAACCATAGAGAATGTGCTTTTGATCCCAACGAATAAATCTGATCTCGCTAGCTTTACTGAGTTCCATAAAACACATAACGACAAACTTAATATTTTCTGGAGGTTCTTACCTTTCAGCGAGAATACACCTCAGTCATTAACAGTAAAAGACATCTGTTCGACACACATCGACTACAAAACGATAACGGGCCTGGAAATTTACAACCCGAATATTCCACATCATTACGAATTAGTACCACAAAGCAATATCTCTTATAAAATCCGCTGGAAGACCCAATCAAAAAATCCCGAGAACATTCGTATTTCTGTTATCATCCCAACATTTAATAATTCTATATTTCTTTCAAATGTTGTATGGCACCTCATCAGACAAAATACGTCTCAGGATCTTTACGAAATCATCATCGCAGACGACGGAAGCACCGATAACAGCAGCGAAGTTTTGTTCAATCTCTATCATAAGGCATTTGATGGACAGGTAAACATCACCTATATTCACTGGAGTAAACAACATCCTCAGCGCGGCGAGCAAAACTTCTTCCGTCCGGGCCTTTGCCGCAATTTAGCTGCCCATTACAGTAAAGGGAATTATCTGTTCTTTTTAGACTCCGATATGCTCGTTCCCAATAACTTCATTGAGACCTGCCTGAATGAATTTACGCAAACGGATGTGATGCAATTCCAACGTTTCCATATAAATCAGGAAAAAAGCTTACAAAATCCTTCTTATAAAGATATCCAAATTGAAAAAGATACCTATATTGAAGAAAAAAACTATTGGTCACAGCTGTTCTTCTGCCGTAACTGGAGTGATCTACCCGACTATTGGAAATACACATGCACCTATGCTCTAGGCATTGAAAAGAAAAAGTTTTATGAACTCGGACTTTTTAAAAAATATTATATCTCTTACGGATTTGAAGATACCGACTTAGGATATGAAGCTTTTAAAAGGCGTTTACGTTTTTCCTTGGTAAAAGTCCCTTTGTTACATCTGACTTCATACGATTTGATGCAGTATAAAAACTCAGCTTCCAAACGGTATACTCTTTTGAAGGTGACAGCTGAGCTTTTCTTCTTGCAGCACTTACAACCAGAACTATTAACGCTTTTTGGTAGCTTCTATCGCTCTCAGCGCTCTTTAAAATTTCGCCTTAAAGAGCTTTGGCGTTAA
- a CDS encoding glycosyltransferase family A protein, protein MTPSISIIIPSIGVDLDRLEQLLNSIQKQIFKTPNRSIETLVVFNGGVTQKKNELQKRFSSYLSTPNIHFLFSEKIGANIARNIGIQESKAELLLFLDDDCELDIVRFLDIHIDLHQANPSTFAFGGGYQLPASTKFFDEIYNYIQQQWLLWGKKQEGAANEVQFLLGGNFSAKKSLIQISGISFDENLIYGGTEMDFFRASEAKGLKKVLIDLDLIHHTQESFFGLTRKTIKQGMGASYSDQKFNSTFRLASYRSLRDEKPFLYRVVLWYLNYAFWYGYYRQQKALWKIIPHFFRDQVSSLNQGRYHLMDKLKKDIQSKQDGGSRF, encoded by the coding sequence ATGACGCCATCAATTTCGATAATTATTCCAAGTATAGGTGTTGATTTAGATAGATTAGAACAGCTCTTGAATTCAATTCAAAAACAGATATTTAAAACTCCCAATCGAAGTATCGAGACTTTAGTTGTTTTTAATGGCGGAGTAACTCAGAAAAAAAATGAGTTACAAAAGCGCTTTTCTTCTTATTTGTCCACTCCGAATATTCATTTTCTATTTTCTGAAAAAATTGGAGCCAATATTGCCAGAAATATTGGTATTCAAGAGTCTAAAGCTGAACTGTTGCTCTTCTTGGATGATGACTGTGAGTTAGATATAGTTCGCTTTCTGGATATCCACATTGATCTACATCAAGCGAATCCTTCTACCTTTGCCTTTGGTGGGGGGTACCAGCTTCCAGCCAGTACTAAATTCTTTGACGAAATCTACAATTATATTCAACAGCAGTGGCTGTTGTGGGGAAAGAAACAAGAAGGTGCGGCGAACGAAGTCCAATTTCTTTTAGGCGGGAACTTTTCTGCTAAGAAGTCGTTAATTCAAATTTCTGGCATTAGCTTTGATGAAAACCTGATATATGGTGGAACCGAAATGGATTTCTTTAGAGCATCTGAAGCTAAAGGGCTGAAAAAAGTTCTTATTGATTTGGATTTGATTCATCATACGCAGGAAAGTTTTTTTGGGTTAACTCGTAAAACTATTAAGCAAGGGATGGGTGCTTCTTATTCTGACCAAAAGTTTAATAGTACCTTCCGGTTGGCTAGCTATAGATCTCTGCGTGATGAAAAGCCATTTTTGTATCGGGTGGTGCTTTGGTATCTGAACTATGCTTTTTGGTATGGATATTATCGTCAACAGAAAGCTCTTTGGAAAATTATACCCCATTTTTTTCGTGATCAAGTGAGTAGTCTCAATCAAGGGCGTTATCACCTGATGGATAAGCTCAAAAAAGATATTCAATCAAAACAAGATGGCGGTAGCCGTTTTTAA